DNA from Castellaniella sp. MT123:
AGATTCCCCGAAATCTGATTCCGGCCGGGGCTGATGGTGTCCCTGCAAAGGATGATTTCATCAAGGGGACTTTCGAAGACAGCCCATGTGGGCTCAGCGAGGTGGTCTGGAGCATCGTCTACGCCTACAACAAGGACACGGTCGGGCCGGTGGCACCGACCTCGGTTGCCGATATTTTCGATACCAAAAAGATCCCGGGCAAACGCGGTCTGCGCAAGAAGGCACAGATCAATCTGGAATGGGCCCTGCTGGCTGATGGTGTGCCGGCCAGTGATGTCTACAAGGTGCTGGCGACCAAGGAAGGGCAGGACCGGGCGTTCAGGAAGCTGGATACGATCAAGAAGGATATCGTCTGGTTCGACAGCTGGTCCCAGGCGCCCGGGCTGCTGAACAGCGGCTCCACGGTTATGGTGCAATCCGCCAATGGTCGCCTGTCTGACGTCATTAAGAGCGAGAAGAAGCCTTTCAACATCGTCTGGCATGGCAATGTATACGATCTGGAAGCCCTGGGTATCGTCAAGGGTTCGAAGAACAAGGACGCCGCGCTGAAGTTCGTCCTGTTTGCAACGGGGACTAAACCGCTGGCGGGCATGGCGGATGTGAACTACGGACCGGTGCGCAGGTCCTCGCTGGCGCTGCTGAGCCCGGACGTTGTCAAAGACTTGCCGAGTCAGCATGCTTCGGAAGGCTTGCGGGCCGACTCGAGCTTCTGGGCGGATTTCGATGAAACGCTCAATGAGCGCTTCAACCAATGGTTGCTGCAATAGCCATTGAATAACGGACAGACTCCGGGTAAGGCGGTGGCGCCCGCGTGACGCAGCGCGCCGCATCGTCCGGAGTCCTCTGGAGCCATGACTATGTCCAAGGCAAGCACCTCGTTCGGAAATCAGCTGGATGCTTTCGACCGGAAGGCACTCGGCAAGCTGTCGCGAACGGAAGAACGCGGGATTGAGCAAAACGTCCGGCGGCGCAAGCGAAATAGTTTTCTGCTGGTGGTGCCGCTGTTGGCCTTTTTGCTGGTCACCTTTTTCGCCCCGATCGGCTCCATGCTCTTTCGTAGTCTGTATAGCCCGACTGTGCAGGGTTTGATCCCCCAGACGATTCAGCGACTGGACGATTGGGATCAAGCTTCGCCGCCTCCGGCGGCGACCCTGAAGACGCTTGCCGTGGAGCTTAAGGACCTGGCGCTGAGCCACAAAGAAGGCGAGCTGGGTTCCGCTGTGAATCAGGTGATGCCTGGGACCGCCAGCGTGTTCAAGATGACGGGACGCCGCATCCGGAACGCGGATCTGGCCGGCATGTCAGATCCTCAGGCGGCGCAGTGGCTGACCGACGCCAATCCGGATTGGGGTAATGTCAAGCTATGGCAGGCGATCGCCGAGGCGGGCCGCGTCTATACCGCGCGAAACTACATGAAGGCGGCCGGCTTCGATTTCGTCGGCGGGACTTTTTCCCAGTCGAATACGGCATCCGTCTATCAGGTGCTCTATGTGAAGACCCTGGGCATCGCCCTGTCGATCACCGTCCTGTGCATGCTGCTGGGGTATCCGCTGGCCTACTATCTGGCGAAAGCACCCAGCAAAACCGCCAATGCCCTGATGATCCTGGTGCTGCTGCCATTCTGGACGTCCTTGCTGGTCCGGACGACCTCGTGGATCGCCTTGTTGCAGACCGACGGCGTCGTCAATACGGTGCTGATGGGGCTGGGCCTGATCGACACGCCGCTGAATCTACTCTATACGCGGTTTGCCACGGTCATCGCCATGACCCATATCCTGCTGCCCTTCATGGTCTTGCCGCTGTACAGCGTCATGCGCGGCATCGACCCCAGCTACATGCGCGCGGCGATCTCCATGGGCAGCCCGCCGATGCAGGCGTTCTTCCGGGTGTTCTTCCCCCTGACCTTGTCGGGGCTGGGCGCCGGTACCTTATTGGTCTTCATCATCTCCATCGGCTACTACATCACACCGGCATTGGTGGGCGGAAGCGATGGGCAGATGATTTCAAACATCATCGCCTTCAACATTCAAAGCACGAGCAATTGGGGGCTGGCTGCCGCGCTCGGGTCGATCCTGCTGGCGATCATTCTGCTGCTGTATTGGGTGTACGACCGGCTGGTCGGTGCGGGCAATCTGAAACTGGGTTAGGGGGAAATCACATGACCGCACTCTCAGTCGTGGCGGG
Protein-coding regions in this window:
- a CDS encoding polyamine ABC transporter substrate-binding protein translates to MSKLLKLTAAVLACGAISSGPVQAADSLTFVSFGGAWGGVQKKHMIDPYVKETGTEILFQNYTGGTAQIKAQVESGNVLWDVVDLETIDLQRACYDGLLEQIPRNLIPAGADGVPAKDDFIKGTFEDSPCGLSEVVWSIVYAYNKDTVGPVAPTSVADIFDTKKIPGKRGLRKKAQINLEWALLADGVPASDVYKVLATKEGQDRAFRKLDTIKKDIVWFDSWSQAPGLLNSGSTVMVQSANGRLSDVIKSEKKPFNIVWHGNVYDLEALGIVKGSKNKDAALKFVLFATGTKPLAGMADVNYGPVRRSSLALLSPDVVKDLPSQHASEGLRADSSFWADFDETLNERFNQWLLQ
- a CDS encoding ABC transporter permease, translated to MTMSKASTSFGNQLDAFDRKALGKLSRTEERGIEQNVRRRKRNSFLLVVPLLAFLLVTFFAPIGSMLFRSLYSPTVQGLIPQTIQRLDDWDQASPPPAATLKTLAVELKDLALSHKEGELGSAVNQVMPGTASVFKMTGRRIRNADLAGMSDPQAAQWLTDANPDWGNVKLWQAIAEAGRVYTARNYMKAAGFDFVGGTFSQSNTASVYQVLYVKTLGIALSITVLCMLLGYPLAYYLAKAPSKTANALMILVLLPFWTSLLVRTTSWIALLQTDGVVNTVLMGLGLIDTPLNLLYTRFATVIAMTHILLPFMVLPLYSVMRGIDPSYMRAAISMGSPPMQAFFRVFFPLTLSGLGAGTLLVFIISIGYYITPALVGGSDGQMISNIIAFNIQSTSNWGLAAALGSILLAIILLLYWVYDRLVGAGNLKLG